From Candidatus Methylomirabilota bacterium, a single genomic window includes:
- a CDS encoding arsenate reductase ArsC yields the protein MVFACVHNAGRSQMAAAFFNALADPSRARAFPAGTEPGDRVHPEVVVVMREVGIDVSAAKPARLTDQLAAASQLLITMGCGESCPFVPGLKRDDWPIEDPPIEDPKGKPLERVRQIRDEIRQRVERLIATEGWMDG from the coding sequence GTGGTCTTCGCGTGTGTCCACAACGCGGGCCGCTCCCAGATGGCGGCGGCGTTCTTCAACGCGCTGGCCGACCCGAGCCGCGCCCGCGCCTTCCCTGCCGGCACCGAGCCCGGTGACCGGGTGCACCCCGAGGTCGTGGTCGTCATGCGGGAGGTCGGCATCGACGTGTCGGCCGCCAAGCCGGCTCGGCTGACCGATCAGCTCGCCGCCGCCAGCCAGCTCCTCATCACCATGGGCTGCGGCGAGTCCTGCCCCTTCGTGCCGGGGCTCAAGCGTGACGACTGGCCGATCGAAGACCCGCCAATCGAGGACCCGAAGGGCAAGCCGCTCGAGCGCGTCCGGCAGATCCGGGATGAGATCCGCCAGCGCGTCGAGCGCCTCATTGCGACCGAGGGTTGGATGGACGGCTAG